From the Amblyraja radiata isolate CabotCenter1 chromosome 12, sAmbRad1.1.pri, whole genome shotgun sequence genome, one window contains:
- the LOC116979206 gene encoding serpin H1-like — translation MAMKFMILCLLHVVVTADPMKLEDHTSSLAEGTVNLALNLFKAMAKDAKFSTENLLLSPMVVASSLGVMSLGAKDKTANQVKSLLNTNLRDDVFLPTFSELFNEVSDESARNSTWKIGSRLYGPNSVKFNDEFVQKSKAHYKHDHSKVNFRDKRSLVQSLNEWASKTTEGKLKEITKDVSKVDGALFVNAMYFKPHWDEKFHKDMIDTRGFLVTRSRTVSVPMMHRSGLYNYYDDKVNKLQLLEMPLAHKHSSMIFIMSRHVEPMERIEKLLSKEQLNIWFSKMQTKAISISLPKVRVEVSHELQKYLQELGLTEATDQNRADFSGITGNKELYLSGMLHATALEWDFEGNEFDPELHTRDEMRSPELFYADRPFIFLVRDNKTNSLLFIGKLVKPKVNNHDEL, via the exons ATGGCGATGAAGTTCATGATCCTATGTCTGCTACATGTGGTAGTCACAGCAGATCCCATGAAGTTGGAAGACCACACTTCCAGCCTGGCAGAAGGTACGGTGAACCTGGCCCTCAACCTTTTCAAGGCCATGGCCAAGGACGCAAAATTCTCGACCGAGAACCTCCTATTGTCCCCGATGGTGGTGGCTTCCTCCTTGGGTGTGATGTCTCTGGGTGCCAAGGATAAGACGGCCAACCAGGTCAAGTCACTCCTCAACACCAACCTGCGCGATGACGTCTTCCTCCCGACCTTCTCGGAACTGTTCAACGAAGTCAGCGACGAATCCGCCCGCAACAGCACGTGGAAGATCGGCAGCCGCCTTTACGGGCCAAACTCCGTCAAATTCAACGATGAGTTTGTTCAGAAGAGCAAGGCCCACTACAAGCATGATCACTCCAAGGTGAATTTCAGAGACAAGAGGAGTTTGGTCCAATCCCTAAACGAATGGGCCTCTAAAACTACAGAGGGAAAGCTCAAAGAAATCACAAAGGATGTCTCCAAAGTTGATGGTGCTTTGTTCGTCAATGCCATGTATTTTAAAC CTCACTGGGATGAAAAATTCCACAAGGACATGATCGATACAAGAGGCTTCTTGGTAACTAGAAGTCGCACTGTTTCTGTCCCCATGATGCATCGTTCAG GATTATATAACTACTATGACGACAAGGTCAATAAACTCCAGCTTCTTGAGATGCCCCTTGCACACAAGCACTCCAGCATGATCTTCATAATGTCACGACACGTGGAGCCAATGGAGAGAATCGAGAAGTTGCTGAGCAAGGAACAGCTCAACATTTGGTTCAGCAAGATGCAAACAAAGGCCATTAGTATCTCTCTTCCCAAAGTCCGTGTTGAAGTCAGTCATGAATTACAG AAATACTTACAGGAGCTGGGCCTGACTGAAGCTACAGATCAGAACAGAGCCGATTTCTCTGGTATAACAGGGAATAAAGAGCTCTACTTGTCCGGCATGCTCCACGCCACAGCGCTAGAGTGGGACTTCGAAGGAAACGAATTTGATCCCGAATTACATACTCGCGATGAAATGAGATCGCCTGAGCTCTTCTACGCAGATCGCCCATTCATCTTCCTCGTCCGAGATAACAAAACTAACTCTCTACTCTTCATTGGAAAGTTAGTCAAACCAAAAGTAAACAACCATGACGAATTGTAA
- the igbp1 gene encoding immunoglobulin-binding protein 1 isoform X1 yields the protein MAAAVGKTEAAEAEAGGEVEAPAPVPVPTSSQALPPTAADADAPTLSDMFENGWRMHDEVESSNESSNSDTVQRRVRRGVELLEQATHMVNQLDLFSRNEELEEIATADVKYLLLPVLLGALTMKLGNTAKRLEHIQKAQVYYMDFLQRCKDYKIMTFEFPQTKESEEDRNKASVNPSAPTVSNQSNLLSMASRRQAKIERYNMKKETEAKLKEIKAVIHSGKADDEQTRKFYLLHLQKWINTSLEEIDSINQETDILKRMVDSKPHTARPPRPPMQPFILTRNAAEAKVFGLGYPSLATMTVDDWYEQHKKQGALPDQGVPRSRPAAQENEEQEAEDDNDDDDDDEQAVRNAREKDDWKDTHRRGYGNRHNMG from the exons ATGGCGGCCGCGGTGGGGAAGACGGAGGCGGCGGAGGCTGAGGCTGGCGGCGAGGTGGAGGCCCCGGCCCCGGTCCCGGTCCCCACCAGCTCGCAGGCGCTGCCCCCCACCGCCGCCGACGCCGACGCGCCCACGCTGTCAGACATGTTCGAGAACGGCTGGCGGATGCACGACGAGGTGGAGAGCAGCAACGAGTCGTCCAACTCGGACACCGTGCAGCGCAGGGTGCGGCGCGGCGTGGAGCTGCTGGAGCAGGCCACACACATGGTCAACCAACTCGACCTCTTCAG TCGAAATGAAGAGTTAGAAGAAATTGCCACAGCCGATGTTAAGTACCTGTTGCTGCCTGTGTTACTGGGAGCTCTTACAATGAAACTAGGGAATACTGCAAAGCGGCTTGAGCATATACAAAAGGCCCAGGTCTATTACATGGACTTCCTGCAGCGTTGCAAAGATTATAAAATTATGACGTTTGAGTTCCCCCAAACGAAGGAAAGTGAAGAAGACAGGAACAAAGCAAGCGTTAATCCCAGTGCACCAACAGTATCAAACCAATCCAATTTACTCTCCATGGCATCAAGACGACAGGCTAAAATTGAAAG GTACAACATGAAGAAAGAAACTGAAGCCAAATTGAAAGAGATCAAAGCTGTGATCCACAGTGGAAAAGCAGATGATGAGCAGACAAGGAAGTTTTATTTATTACATTTACAGAAGTGGATAAACACTAGCCTGGAAGAGATTGACAGCATAAATCAAGAAACTGACATTTTAAAAAGAATGGTGGACTCTAAA CCTCACACTGCTCGGCCACCGAGACCTCCAATGCAACCTTTTATCCTTACTCGAAACGCAGCTGAAGCCAA GGTATTTGGTCTTGGTTACCCAAGTCTTGCTACCATGACTGTCGATGATTGGTACGAGCAGCATAAGAAGCAGGGAGCTCTTCCTGATCAGGGAGTTCCAAGAAGTCGTCCAG CTGCCCAGGAAAATGAAGAACAAGAGGCTGAAGatgacaatgatgatgatgatgatgatgagcaaGCCGTGAGAAATGCACGCGAGAAGGATGACTGGAAGGATACGCACAGGCGCGGGTATGGCAACAGGCACAACATGGGTTAG
- the igbp1 gene encoding immunoglobulin-binding protein 1 isoform X3 — protein MWGLELELLELATRMVNQLDLFSRNEELEEIATADVKYLLLPVLLGALTMKLGNTAKRLEHIQKAQVYYMDFLQRCKDYKIMTFEFPQTKESEEDRNKASVNPSAPTVSNQSNLLSMASRRQAKIERYNMKKETEAKLKEIKAVIHSGKADDEQTRKFYLLHLQKWINTSLEEIDSINQETDILKRMVDSKPHTARPPRPPMQPFILTRNAAEAKVFGLGYPSLATMTVDDWYEQHKKQGALPDQGVPRSRPAAQENEEQEAEDDNDDDDDDEQAVRNAREKDDWKDTHRRGYGNRHNMG, from the exons ATGTGGggcctggagctggagctgctggaGCTGGCCACACGCATGGTCAACCAGCTCGACCTCTTCAG TCGAAATGAAGAGTTAGAAGAAATTGCCACAGCCGATGTTAAGTACCTGTTGCTGCCTGTGTTACTGGGAGCTCTTACAATGAAACTAGGGAATACTGCAAAGCGGCTTGAGCATATACAAAAGGCCCAGGTCTATTACATGGACTTCCTGCAGCGTTGCAAAGATTATAAAATTATGACGTTTGAGTTCCCCCAAACGAAGGAAAGTGAAGAAGACAGGAACAAAGCAAGCGTTAATCCCAGTGCACCAACAGTATCAAACCAATCCAATTTACTCTCCATGGCATCAAGACGACAGGCTAAAATTGAAAG GTACAACATGAAGAAAGAAACTGAAGCCAAATTGAAAGAGATCAAAGCTGTGATCCACAGTGGAAAAGCAGATGATGAGCAGACAAGGAAGTTTTATTTATTACATTTACAGAAGTGGATAAACACTAGCCTGGAAGAGATTGACAGCATAAATCAAGAAACTGACATTTTAAAAAGAATGGTGGACTCTAAA CCTCACACTGCTCGGCCACCGAGACCTCCAATGCAACCTTTTATCCTTACTCGAAACGCAGCTGAAGCCAA GGTATTTGGTCTTGGTTACCCAAGTCTTGCTACCATGACTGTCGATGATTGGTACGAGCAGCATAAGAAGCAGGGAGCTCTTCCTGATCAGGGAGTTCCAAGAAGTCGTCCAG CTGCCCAGGAAAATGAAGAACAAGAGGCTGAAGatgacaatgatgatgatgatgatgatgagcaaGCCGTGAGAAATGCACGCGAGAAGGATGACTGGAAGGATACGCACAGGCGCGGGTATGGCAACAGGCACAACATGGGTTAG
- the igbp1 gene encoding immunoglobulin-binding protein 1 isoform X2, whose product MHGQPARPLQVTEPGDVGPGAGAAGAGHTHGQPARPLQVTEPGDVGPGQGWSCMVNQLDLFSRNEELEEIATADVKYLLLPVLLGALTMKLGNTAKRLEHIQKAQVYYMDFLQRCKDYKIMTFEFPQTKESEEDRNKASVNPSAPTVSNQSNLLSMASRRQAKIERYNMKKETEAKLKEIKAVIHSGKADDEQTRKFYLLHLQKWINTSLEEIDSINQETDILKRMVDSKPHTARPPRPPMQPFILTRNAAEAKVFGLGYPSLATMTVDDWYEQHKKQGALPDQGVPRSRPAAQENEEQEAEDDNDDDDDDEQAVRNAREKDDWKDTHRRGYGNRHNMG is encoded by the exons ATGCATGGTCAACCAGCTCGACCTCTTCAGGTAACTGAGCCCGGGGATGTGGggcctggagctggagctgctggaGCTGGCCACACGCATGGTCAACCAGCTCGACCTCTTCAGGTAACTGAGCCCGGGGATGTGGGGCCCGGACAGGGCTGGAGCTGCATGGTCAACCAGCTCGACCTCTTCAG TCGAAATGAAGAGTTAGAAGAAATTGCCACAGCCGATGTTAAGTACCTGTTGCTGCCTGTGTTACTGGGAGCTCTTACAATGAAACTAGGGAATACTGCAAAGCGGCTTGAGCATATACAAAAGGCCCAGGTCTATTACATGGACTTCCTGCAGCGTTGCAAAGATTATAAAATTATGACGTTTGAGTTCCCCCAAACGAAGGAAAGTGAAGAAGACAGGAACAAAGCAAGCGTTAATCCCAGTGCACCAACAGTATCAAACCAATCCAATTTACTCTCCATGGCATCAAGACGACAGGCTAAAATTGAAAG GTACAACATGAAGAAAGAAACTGAAGCCAAATTGAAAGAGATCAAAGCTGTGATCCACAGTGGAAAAGCAGATGATGAGCAGACAAGGAAGTTTTATTTATTACATTTACAGAAGTGGATAAACACTAGCCTGGAAGAGATTGACAGCATAAATCAAGAAACTGACATTTTAAAAAGAATGGTGGACTCTAAA CCTCACACTGCTCGGCCACCGAGACCTCCAATGCAACCTTTTATCCTTACTCGAAACGCAGCTGAAGCCAA GGTATTTGGTCTTGGTTACCCAAGTCTTGCTACCATGACTGTCGATGATTGGTACGAGCAGCATAAGAAGCAGGGAGCTCTTCCTGATCAGGGAGTTCCAAGAAGTCGTCCAG CTGCCCAGGAAAATGAAGAACAAGAGGCTGAAGatgacaatgatgatgatgatgatgatgagcaaGCCGTGAGAAATGCACGCGAGAAGGATGACTGGAAGGATACGCACAGGCGCGGGTATGGCAACAGGCACAACATGGGTTAG